One part of the Raphanus sativus cultivar WK10039 chromosome 7, ASM80110v3, whole genome shotgun sequence genome encodes these proteins:
- the LOC108814849 gene encoding uncharacterized protein LOC108814849 — MAIEVCCSEAPDSVISPRNSFSYDLDSTDGEVRLDSTLLDSGSDLDFCFGSSCSVQEVSPADELFSDGKILPVQIKKVTFRVQRSTSLSTSASYSSSSSSSSFCNKRPSPEKKIMKLKDLLLNPESDFEDKPKGLFLQFKRSISLNYDKSRNSNGLIRSLHFLSRSNSTGSALSPKPNLLRKETLHPNNKTHNLPKQTSLRRSSSLSASVPYKKTFARNSFGNGNGGVRVSPVLNFPPPAFISNVADGLFSIGSFCNGKTNRKTRL; from the coding sequence ATGGCTATTGAAGTTTGCTGTTCAGAGGCTCCTGATTCTGTAATCAGCCCAAGAAACTCTTTCTCCTATGATCTTGACTCAACGGATGGTGAAGTCAGATTAGACTCGACGCTTCTTGACTCAGGTTCGGATTTAGATTTCTGCTTTGGCTCGAGTTGTTCTGTTCAAGAAGTTTCTCCTGCTGATGAACTCTTCTCCGATGGCAAGATTCTTCCCGTCCAGATCAAGAAGGTAACCTTCCGGGTTCAAAGATCAACTTCGCTCTCAACATCAGCATCAtattcctcttcctcttcctcatcatcGTTCTGCAACAAGAGGCCATCACCAGAAAAGAAGATCATGAAACTCAAAGACCTTCTGTTGAATCCTGAATCTGATTTCGAAGACAAGCCAAAGGGCTTGTTCTTGCAGTTCAAGAGAAGCATAAGTCTCAACTACGACAAGAGCCGTAACAGCAACGGACTAATCAGATCGCTTCATTTCCTCTCACGAAGCAACTCCACAGGCTCTGCTCTAAGCCCTAAACCTAACTTGCTTCGCAAGGAAACTCTTCACCCTAATAATAAGACCCACAATCTTCCAAAGCAAACGTctcttagaagatcatcttccCTCTCAGCTTCAGTCCCTTATAAAAAAACATTCGCTAGAAACAGTTTCGGTAATGGAAACGGTGGAGTTCGAGTTAGTCCAGTCTTAAATTTCCCACCGCCGGCGTTCATCTCGAACGTAGCTGACGGACTTTTCAGCATTGGATCATTCTGTAATGGTAAGACGAACAGGAAGACAAGACTATGA
- the LOC108816760 gene encoding protein AE7-like, with the protein MVSRLSNEKPIVYESEEHHVRTDSSNTDELSLEPIDHLKIFDHIRYIKDPELPSSLEHLNVLTQDSVEVDNDKSYVRVTFTPTMKHCDMTTIIGLCVRVKLMRSLPARYKVDIRVAPGTHATEAAVNKQLNDKERVSAALENPYIVEIVDECLSHYLNVA; encoded by the exons ATGGTTTCTAGGTTAAGTAATGAGAAGCCAATCGTGTACGAGAGTGAAGAGCATCATGTTCGTACTGATTCGAGCAATACAGATGAGCTTTCACTAGAACCAATCGACCATCTCAAGatttttg ATCATataagatatatcaaagatccagagcttccttcttctttggaacacCTCAACGTACTTACACAAGACTCGGTTGAAGTGGATAATGACAAGAGTTATGTTAG GGTTACATTCACTCCAACTATGAAACATTGTGACATGACAACCATAATCGGTCTTTGTGTGCGCGTGAAACTTATGCGAAGCCTTCCTGCGAGATACAAA GTTGATATAAGAGTAGCACCCGGTACTCATGCAACAGAGGCTGCAG TCAATAAACAACTAAACGACAAAGAACGTGTCTCCGCTGCTCTAGAGAATCCATACATCGTGGAGATCGTCGATGAATGTCTTTCCCATTATTTAAATGTTGCTTGA
- the LOC108816402 gene encoding transcription factor MYB62-like, which yields MENPMKTKSFEESEEVELRRGPWTLEEDTLLTNYILQNGEGRWNLVAKCAGLKRNGKSCRLRWLNYLKPDTRRGNLTPQEQLLILELHSKWGNRWSKIAQYLPGRTDNEIKNYWRTRVQKQARQLNIESNSDKFFDAVRSFWAPRLIEKMEQNSSTNCCPQNNNNNNNNSLLPPQSYDSMSTQTYTDTSGQNPGLSNMDGSSSSSTFMPDLMTGPHFIDPNTIIDGSMCYQEGNYQELGGYIPRMEEYFYMGNSDIGTEYHVAEAYEDVTQDPMWNMDNIWQFRE from the exons ATGGAAAATCCGATGAAGACTAAGAGCTTCGAAGAGAGTGAAGAGGTAGAGCTAAGAAGAGGGCCTTGGACTTTGGAGGAAGACACTCTTCTCACAAATTACATCCTCCAAAACGGTGAAGGCCGATGGAATCTCGTCGCCAAATGTGCtg GGCTAAAGAGAAACGGAAAAAGTTGTAGACTGAGATGGTTGAATTACTTGAAACCCGATACCAGACGAGGGAATCTAACTCCCCAAGAACAGCTTTTGATTCTTGAGCTGCACTCTAAATGGGGTAATAG GTGGTCCAAGATTGCACAGTACTTACCAGGAAGAACGGACAACGAGATCAAGAACTATTGGAGAACGAGAGTTCAGAAGCAAGCTCGACAGCTCAACATCGAATCTAATAGCGACAAGTTCTTTGACGCTGTTCGTAGTTTCTGGGCCCCAAGATTGATCGAGAAGATGGAGCAAAACTCATCCACTAATTGCTGTCcccaaaacaacaacaacaacaacaataactctcttcttcctcctcaatCATACGACTCCATGAGTACACAAACATATACAGATACCTCGGGTCAGAACCCGGGTTTGAGCAACATGGATGGTTCTAGTTCGAGTTCCACTTTCATGCCTGACCTCATGACAGGTCCACACTTTATAGATCCCAACACCATCATTGATGGTTCTATGTGTTACCAGGAAGGCAATTATCAAGAACTCGGCGGATATATTCCTCGGATGGAAGAATATTTTTACATGGGAAATTCAGACATAGGAACGGAATACCACGTGGCAGAAGCGTACGAGGATGTCACACAAGATCCCATGTGGAACATGGATAACATTTGGCAGTTTAGGGAGTAA